AAACAACACCTTGTTGGTTGAAAACCCCGGCAACAACGGAAGTACTTGATTTCTCTGTATTAGTGCTTAACGTCAAATTATAACTTTGAAGTGGAGCGCGACGGAGTAATGCACGATACCAGTCATTATTTTTTCCTCTGTATTGTGTTGGATCCTGATATATGTCGGGTACAGGCTGGTTCATATCTTCATAAGACTCCTTTTTGAACTGTGCAAATTCTTCTGCATTCAACATTTTGATCAACCCATGATCAGGTACATTTTGAGTACCCGCGTAAACGTTAAGACCGATATTGGTTTTTCCGTTTGTAGATTTTTTTGTTGTAATCAACACAACACCGTTCGCAGCACGAGAACCGTAAAGAGAAGTTGAGGCAGCATCTTTCAAAATCGTGATATCCTCGATTTCGTCCGGGTTCATATTGCCGATACTTCCTGTAATCGGGAAACCGTCAATAACGTAAAGTGGATCGCTACCAGCAGAAACTGACAACTGGCCACGGATACGAATCTGCATTCCCTGACCTGGTTTACCAGTTGTCTGGTTGATCTGAACACCGGCAAGTTTTCCTTGAAGTTTCTGGGTAACCTGTGAAACTGGCATGTCTTTTATCTCGTCTGCTTTGATCGTTTGTACAGCTCCGGTAATCTCCTTTTTAATTTGACTACCATAACCAACGACAACAACTTCCGATAGAGATTTTGAATCGACCTCTAATTTAATATCCACGGTGGTACGCGTACCCGTTTCAACTTCCTGAGATAAATATCCCATGAAAGAGAAAACAAGTTTACCCCCTTGGTCGGGAGTATTGATTGTGTATTCACCTGCTTCATTTGAAACGGTACCTGCTGTTGTTCCTTTCAAAATTACACTTACACCTGGAAGCCCCTGGCCGGTTTCATCTGTAATTTTTCCTTTGACAGGATGATCCACAATAGTTTTCGTAGACGGATTGTATGCAAAAGATGCTGTACAAAGTAAAAGTCCTATGACAAGCTGTGACAGAGATATCCTGGTAATCTTGTACAGTAAAGCGTACAATTGTAATTGTCGCGGTTGATTCATAAATTTGATGGTTTTATTGGATGTAAAAAATAAAACATAGCGCTTCCTCCTGCTCCCGGTAACGGGCGCACTATACGAAGGATTAAGCCTTACTTTCAGCCGGAAGTGGTGGCTCACTTTCGGCTGTTACTTTAAAAAAGGGTTTGGTTATTTTAATATCATATGAAATGGGTTAGATGAATAAAACGGTTTAGTTATTTATGCTTATTAATATCGTTGTTTGACTTTTGGGCTATTTCATGAAAAACAAGCCCTTTTTTTGTTGAGTGACCGAGCTCAAATGGTATTTCGTTTTTAATAAGACTCCCAATCGATTTATATTTTTTGACTAAAAAAATCGCCATAATCAGTACTGCTGCAATACCAGCGGAAATTAAATATGTCCCTAGCAAACCTGAAAGATTGTTCCCGGGAAACGGACGCTCGTTTGCATCAATTTTACGGTTAATTTCATATAGCATTTTCACTTCAAGCAAAGACCTTTCAGTGTCTGTCAACATCATATACCGCTTCACTTTTATTCTTCTAAACCATCTCCGAAGTTGTAAATTCTCGTCTTTTGTACATTCATCTTTCGAAAAGCGTAAAAGCAAATCTTCAAATTCGGACTTTGTCATGGCAGAGCAGTTAGGAATTATATAGCTAAGTCGTTTAACCAATCATGTCCCCTAGACACATTATATTAAATCATATAAAATTCATATTTTTCAATGCCCTATGTTCAAACATTCATTAAATAATTATATAAAAAAATATATTAATAGAATGGCGACGAAATCTTTTAAATAAATCCGAAGTGTTTTGAGAGACTTTGTGATATGGTATTCAACGCCCTTTTCAGACAGTTGAAGGTGAGTAGCAATTTTTGTAACAGGCCAGTTTTCCATTCTGCTCAGCCTGAAAACTTCCTGTGATTTCTCTGGCAAACTCTTCAAGCCTTTTTCCATAAAAAACGTCATGTCATTTACTGCAACAAGCTCTTCCGTTTGTGATTCCTCCTGGTCGAGAAACGTTTTATAGTAACTGATGTAATTATCTTTAACTATCTGAGAGCGTATGTGATCGATAACTGCATATTTTATTGAACGTACAAGATAATTTTCCAGGCTTTGGATTTGCAAAGTGCTGCGTTTTTCCCAAAGTTGTACAAAAATCTCCTGCACCAATTCCTCGGAAGTATCTTTATCATTAAGTCTTCGGCTCGCGATAAGGAAAAGTTTATACCAATATTTTTTATAGATTATTGAAAACGAGCCTCTGTCTCCTTGAATAAAATTTTCAATGAGTTGCATTTCAGACACACTAATATCAGATGAGCTCATAGATAAATAATTTCCCAATAGTGGTTAACATTAAGTACCATTACTCCTCTTATTAATTAGAGTAAATAGTTATACTAAATGAATAATATGTACAATAATAGTGTTTGCAGGTAGGTCAACTATCCTGCTCTGTCTGGTAAAGTTCAAATTTTTATCTGTCTAGTTATACTGGATTTCGTGTAACCGTTATATCCAGTTCATTTGCTTTATTTATATGTAAAAAGACCAATGGGGAACTCATGGAAATAGTTGATGTATTATACTTTTTATATAATACGATCATTTAATTTGTATTGTGATAATTATACTTTTAATACATTAATAACTAAATAATATTTTAATTAGTTATATACTTTTTGTACTTTAAGTATGTATTTTATGTATAGAAAAATCGATATTTATAAAATGACATATAAATATTATACACTTATAAATTATTATATGTATTCAAATATAAGTATCTGATTATTAACTTATTGATTTTGGCGTCAATGTCATTTAATCGTTCCCATAGATATTTTTAATTAATGTGGATTTTTGTGTTGTCGAATTGCAGCTATCTTCTCCAAAAGCATATGATGAAATCTTCTTGAAACAAGAAGATTTTCGGAAGGTCAATTAGGTGGTAAGTAATCAAATAGATAATTGTCTGCTGATTTTTCAAAAGATTTATGTAGAGTAACGAAATATAATATTCAGATTTCTGCTTCCCTCAATTGTATATATGCTATAATGTAAGATGTATGAGCAAGGCTATGTAATCCGGCTCTAATAATTATTCAAAATGTCACATGTCGATCATATTATCAGCAAATGACATTTTGAATAATGAAGAAGAATTTGTTCTAATCCGCAATGCGAACGATTACTTTTGGACGGTCGCTAATAAGTCGTGAGGATAACCCAATGTAACAGCGCTAAGTTGGTTGAGGCGATCGATATGCTCTGGACTCAACTGGATTTGGCCAGCTTTCAGGCCATCGATAATGTGATTTATTGTCCGTGCTCCTACTATCGGAAATGCATCTTTTGATAAGACCCAGGCAAAAGCAACCTGACCAGGTGTAATGTCCAGTTCTGCTGCAATTACAAAAAGCTGATCGATTATTGACTTTGTAAGTTCATTTTCCTGGTATTCTGAATTGGCGCCAAGCGTAATTCGGCCTGTTTCTCCTTTTCGATATTTTCCAGTGAGCAAGCCGCCGGCTAATGGCGAATACATCATTGTTCCCAACCCAAATTTTGTTGCCATTGGTATGAGTTCGCGATCTGGCGTGCGCTGTAATAAATTGTACTCAATCTGAATCGCGGTTAAAGATGTCGAGCTTGCAATGGCGGCAGCTTTCCAGGCGGGAAAATTTGTTAAACCTGTATAAAGTACTTTTCCTGAATGAACCAAGTCTTCGAATCCCCGCACAATTTCTTCAAGAGGCGTAACACCGTCATCAAAATGCGGCATATAAATATCGATATAATCGGTTTTTAGTCTTTTCAAACTTGCTTCTACCGCTTGTCTCATTGCCTTACGGTGATTTCCAAAATTGCCGATTGCGGGACTGGCTTCACTGCTTTGCGTGTATTTAGTGCAAATTATAAAGTTTCCGCGTTGGTGATTTATAAATTCCCCTACAATTTCTTCGGCTTCACCAAATTGATAACGGTCAGCAATATCTATAAAATTGCCACCGGCATCGGCATAAGCGGCAAGTATCTTTCTGGCATCTTCAGGATCGGTTCCATGGCCGCTTCGCGTTCCAAAACTTGCGGCACCCAGTATGATTTCACTTGCATATAAACCCGTCCGGGTTCCGAATAATTTATTTTTCATGATGTTTTTTTATGCAAAACTGTGTTCTGTGGAAATGTGATACAAGTATGGGTGAATTTATCCATACCTGAAATCAAATGCATAAGACATATCTTTGCCAATAAAAACAATTGAGATGTACCAAAAAAAGATTCCTGTTTCACTGGATTGTGGGTTGCACCTTTTTATGGAAGTGGTGAATGGCAAATGGAAAGCCAACCTGATCTGGAGTATTTATTCCGGAATAAAACGTCCCGGAGAATTACAGCGAAAATTGCCAAATGCTTCAAGAAGGGTTTTGGATACACAGCTGAAACAGCTTATCGATCACGGAATTCTTTACAAAATTACCTTTGATGAGCTTCCATTTAAAGTAGAATATGAGCTTACTGTACTGGGCAAATCTCTTATTCCTGCAATTATGTACGTAGCGCAATGGGGAGAAGATCATCGTGCTGAACTGGAAAATTTAATTAAAACCTAGTCATAAAATCATAATTTTTTTGGCACAAAGACTTAATATCCTGATATAGCTTTCCAAAGAATTCTTAATTACATATATCCAGCGACTTAGTTACCTTTTAAAAAGTAAGATATTTTGTTTTAATATTAATAAAATATAAAAGTATAATTAGTATAAAAAGTTTAAAATGTTATTTATGTATTGTAAGTATCAAACTGATTATTCATATAATATAATTATTAAATATGAAATGTATATTACATATTATATTTAATAAATTTCCAAGCATCTATTAAACAGGTACTTGGAAGTTTATGTATAATTTTTTATGGAGCGGCTGTGATCAGCTGATTAAAGAAATTAGCCATTCACTGGCACCGGGCGAATGTAATGCTTCGGTAGACTCCAAAGTCTGCTTCGCAGTTTCAGAAGATCGTTCAAGCATTTGTTTTTCGTATGAAGCAATGGCGGAATGGATATTTATAAAGTCGTCATTTAATAGACACTGGCTTAATTCCAATGCATCAACCATGGCCATGTTGACACCTTCACCTGCGTACGGAGGCATGAGATGTGCAGCGTCACCAAGCATGGTCAGGTTTGGCAAAGATTCCCATGTCTGGTCCAGCGGCATGCAGTATTGTGGTCTCGGTGTGAAATTGGAAACTGCGTTTTCAAAGAGCTCATCCCAGGCACCATTCCATCCCAAATATTCCTTTTTAAACCAGGTTAGTACCTGAGCATTGTCGGCGAAGTCAATACCGCAATCTCGAACCCAATTTTCACGGGTTTTATTTCCCGTGTAGAATACAAGACTTCCATCGCCCTTCGAGCTTACGATCAGGGTTTTCTCATCATCCAGGGCAAATATTTTGCCTCCATTCAGCAATTTGTGAATATTTGGAGTCTTCATCTCAGAATGGTAAACGGTGCCTTCTACGATCGTAATTCCTGCAAAGAAGGGCCTTATTGAAGTGATATAAGGACGTAATTTCGAGTTAGCTCCATCTGCGGCTATGACGATATCTGCAAGTGCTGAGTTACCATTTTTGAAGTCCAGCTTCCAAAAATCATCCTGCTTTGAAAGAGATAAAAAATGGCTGTTCCAGACAACGGTATCTGGCGCTAATGAATCTAAAAGTATATTTTGGAGTGGCCCGCGATCTATTTCCGGCCTGGACTGTTCATTTTCTTTTTCATTGGCATCGTCATAAACAACGTCTGCATTTTTATCGACGATTCTCAAACGATCGGCGCCGGGACGATAATTTTTCCAAAACGCGTCCATCAGTCCGGCTTCTTTGAGCGCTTTTAAACCAGATTCTTCATGAAGATCCAGCGTTGCTCCCTGCATCCTGGCGTGTTTGTGAGCGCCTCTCTCATAAACTTTTACATCGGCACCATTCATTTGAAGAAGTCTTGCCATTGTCAATCCGCCCGGGCCACCTCCGACAACTGCTATTTTCTTGTTTTTTAGAAGATTCATTTTCTTATTTAATTATAGATATTAGTCTTTCAATATGCCTTTTATTACCATCTCACAGCATTCCAAAATCATAGCTTCGGTGATAATTTGCTCTGGTCTTTCCAGATAGTCAAAATATTCATTCATGAGATCAAGGAGCGGCGAGAATAATAAAGCCCTGTGTACATCACCAGGAAGATCCCGAATTACGCCTGTCGCTACATTCGTTTTTAAAAATTTATGAATCGGTGCAAAGAATTGTCCTTGTTTAATATTGGATTTTTGAAATGCTTTATTGAGTAAAGGCGACGATTTTCCGTATTGGAGCAGGGCGAAAGAATGACGGTTGTTGACAAGATAGCGGAAGGTGTTCAACCATAATTTCCTGACACCTTCCGAAAAATTCATCTCCTCTGTGAAATTTTCAAGTACAGCCTTTTCATAGGAACCCAGAACTTCATCGATGAAAAGCTTTATCAAAAAGTCCTCTTTGCTTTCATACTTTATATATATCGTTCGCGGAGATACGTTGGCAGCCTTTGCTAATTTTTGCATGCTTAAATTTTCCAGACCTTCATCTGAGATTATCTGTAATGCTACGGCTTTGATTGCGTCTTCCTTTTCTAAATTTTTTGGTCTCATGATATCATAGCTGATTTCAGTAATAACGTGCAAAGTAAGTAAATGTTTATTTACTTATAAAATATTTTTTTGATTTTATGAAAAATGAGAAGTTTTAGATTTGAAGTTGTATAGACTATTACGCCAAATTCAGTTTTATCGATAGAAAGTGTGAGGAAAATCTTAACGAGAAAAGTTGTTAAGTTACTCTTAGAAGTTATTCCTTTTAGTATTTCGCTAATCTACTATTTTTGAGAAATTATTTAACAAGTATGATGTTATAAGACATTACATACTTCCGAAATTAACTTTTCATTACTCACATGCGAATAGGAATTTTTAATGGCTCATTTGAACAATAAAAACGATTAGCGAAATGTGCAGATCTGAATCGTGTAATGCGTAATTGTCTGACGGAGATTTATATCTTTCTCAAATAATCATCACCCATATCAGAGTCACCAGTTACCTAGTAAGTGAGACCTCATGGCAGGAAATTTTCAAAATGTGCACTTAGATAATTTCACAAAGCACCTTGTAAACTATCTAATTAGTTCACAGTAATCAAATGATCATTATTTGTTAAATTCCTGAAATGTTCCATCGGAATAAAATATCAAAATCCTTTCGACCTTCTTCTCTTCCTGTATTGACGATTTTGTCCCAGCTACATTTTCCTGTACGGGATTCTGTGAGGCCGTATTATTTTTACGCGATTCTGAGAGGCTCGTTGCACCTGTTTTTTGCCCATTAAGCAGGGTATAATTATCTGCTTTGAAAGGCTTTATTTCACTGATAGATTCTGGCAAATCTTCGTCTTCTAAAATCCAGTTTATACCTAAATCAGGGAATCTCCGGATGATTTTCTGCACGATGTCCAGACTAGGTTTATTT
The nucleotide sequence above comes from Dyadobacter subterraneus. Encoded proteins:
- a CDS encoding RNA polymerase sigma factor, which produces MSSSDISVSEMQLIENFIQGDRGSFSIIYKKYWYKLFLIASRRLNDKDTSEELVQEIFVQLWEKRSTLQIQSLENYLVRSIKYAVIDHIRSQIVKDNYISYYKTFLDQEESQTEELVAVNDMTFFMEKGLKSLPEKSQEVFRLSRMENWPVTKIATHLQLSEKGVEYHITKSLKTLRIYLKDFVAILLIYFFI
- a CDS encoding aldo/keto reductase, with the translated sequence MKNKLFGTRTGLYASEIILGAASFGTRSGHGTDPEDARKILAAYADAGGNFIDIADRYQFGEAEEIVGEFINHQRGNFIICTKYTQSSEASPAIGNFGNHRKAMRQAVEASLKRLKTDYIDIYMPHFDDGVTPLEEIVRGFEDLVHSGKVLYTGLTNFPAWKAAAIASSTSLTAIQIEYNLLQRTPDRELIPMATKFGLGTMMYSPLAGGLLTGKYRKGETGRITLGANSEYQENELTKSIIDQLFVIAAELDITPGQVAFAWVLSKDAFPIVGARTINHIIDGLKAGQIQLSPEHIDRLNQLSAVTLGYPHDLLATVQK
- a CDS encoding winged helix-turn-helix transcriptional regulator; this translates as MYQKKIPVSLDCGLHLFMEVVNGKWKANLIWSIYSGIKRPGELQRKLPNASRRVLDTQLKQLIDHGILYKITFDELPFKVEYELTVLGKSLIPAIMYVAQWGEDHRAELENLIKT
- a CDS encoding FAD-dependent oxidoreductase — translated: MNLLKNKKIAVVGGGPGGLTMARLLQMNGADVKVYERGAHKHARMQGATLDLHEESGLKALKEAGLMDAFWKNYRPGADRLRIVDKNADVVYDDANEKENEQSRPEIDRGPLQNILLDSLAPDTVVWNSHFLSLSKQDDFWKLDFKNGNSALADIVIAADGANSKLRPYITSIRPFFAGITIVEGTVYHSEMKTPNIHKLLNGGKIFALDDEKTLIVSSKGDGSLVFYTGNKTRENWVRDCGIDFADNAQVLTWFKKEYLGWNGAWDELFENAVSNFTPRPQYCMPLDQTWESLPNLTMLGDAAHLMPPYAGEGVNMAMVDALELSQCLLNDDFINIHSAIASYEKQMLERSSETAKQTLESTEALHSPGASEWLISLIS
- a CDS encoding TetR/AcrR family transcriptional regulator; this encodes MRPKNLEKEDAIKAVALQIISDEGLENLSMQKLAKAANVSPRTIYIKYESKEDFLIKLFIDEVLGSYEKAVLENFTEEMNFSEGVRKLWLNTFRYLVNNRHSFALLQYGKSSPLLNKAFQKSNIKQGQFFAPIHKFLKTNVATGVIRDLPGDVHRALLFSPLLDLMNEYFDYLERPEQIITEAMILECCEMVIKGILKD
- a CDS encoding helix-turn-helix transcriptional regulator; this encodes MYPTMDLNEKIKQILVDKNISPSHFADEIGIQRSSISHIIAGRNKPSLDIVQKIIRRFPDLGINWILEDEDLPESISEIKPFKADNYTLLNGQKTGATSLSESRKNNTASQNPVQENVAGTKSSIQEEKKVERILIFYSDGTFQEFNK